The proteins below come from a single Crossiella sp. CA-258035 genomic window:
- the ruvA gene encoding Holliday junction branch migration protein RuvA, whose amino-acid sequence MISSVRGQVLSISLDHVVIEVGGVGLAVRTTPATLATLRRGEEARLSTTLVVREDSLTLFGFATDEARELFGLLQTVTGVGPKLALAVLAVLEPDKLCAALAEGNITVLTQVPGVGRKGAERLVIELRDKVGALIPSSSPELPGLDHDHVRAQVVEALLGLGFPAKQAEGAVEAVLADGGGDTATVLRRALAGLGRKK is encoded by the coding sequence GTGATTTCCTCGGTACGCGGCCAGGTGCTCTCCATCAGCCTCGACCACGTCGTCATCGAGGTCGGCGGCGTCGGCCTGGCCGTGCGCACCACCCCCGCCACCCTGGCCACCCTGCGCCGCGGCGAAGAAGCCCGGCTGTCCACCACGCTGGTCGTGCGCGAGGACTCCCTCACCCTCTTCGGCTTCGCCACCGACGAGGCCCGCGAGCTCTTCGGCCTGCTGCAGACCGTCACCGGCGTCGGCCCCAAGCTCGCACTGGCCGTGCTCGCCGTGCTGGAGCCGGACAAGCTGTGCGCCGCGCTGGCCGAGGGCAACATCACCGTGCTCACCCAGGTCCCCGGCGTCGGCCGCAAGGGCGCCGAACGCCTGGTCATCGAGCTCCGGGACAAGGTCGGCGCGCTGATCCCCAGCAGCAGCCCCGAACTGCCCGGCCTGGACCACGACCACGTGCGCGCCCAGGTGGTGGAAGCGTTGCTGGGACTGGGCTTCCCGGCCAAACAGGCCGAGGGCGCGGTGGAGGCGGTGCTCGCCGACGGCGGCGGGGACACCGCGACCGTGCTGCGCAGGGCCCTGGCCGGACTCGGGCGCAAGAAGTAG
- the ruvC gene encoding crossover junction endodeoxyribonuclease RuvC — MRVLGVDPGLTRCGIAVVDGGTGRSVRAVAVDVVRTPVDAPLAVRLLQIADAAELWLERYRPDVIAVERVFSQHNVRTAMGTAQAGGVIALCAARRDLPVAFHTPSEMKAALTGSGRADKAQVTAMVTKVLGLAEAPKPADAADALGLAICHIWRAPMQSRLAEAQARAAQLAQAHKARLAAAARTAAKPARTRNK; from the coding sequence GTGCGCGTGCTGGGAGTGGACCCCGGCCTGACCCGCTGCGGCATCGCCGTGGTCGACGGCGGCACCGGCCGCAGCGTCCGCGCGGTCGCCGTGGACGTGGTCCGCACCCCGGTCGACGCCCCCCTCGCGGTGCGGCTGCTGCAGATCGCCGATGCCGCCGAGCTGTGGCTGGAGCGCTACCGGCCCGATGTGATCGCGGTGGAACGGGTGTTCAGCCAGCACAACGTGCGCACCGCCATGGGCACCGCCCAGGCCGGCGGGGTGATCGCGCTGTGCGCGGCCCGGCGCGACCTGCCGGTGGCCTTCCACACCCCCAGCGAGATGAAGGCCGCCCTCACCGGCTCCGGCCGCGCGGACAAGGCCCAGGTCACCGCCATGGTCACCAAGGTGCTCGGGCTGGCCGAGGCGCCCAAGCCCGCCGACGCCGCCGACGCCCTCGGCCTGGCCATCTGCCACATCTGGCGCGCGCCCATGCAGTCCAGGCTGGCCGAGGCCCAGGCCAGGGCCGCCCAGCTCGCCCAGGCGCACAAGGCCCGGCTCGCCGCCGCGGCCAGGACGGCGGCCAAGCCCGCCCGGACAAGGAACAAGTGA
- a CDS encoding FAD-binding oxidoreductase, with protein sequence MNDVSRRGFLAGTAALGGLAVTSGVAAAAPEAAGGTGHPPLGPVTVRPGDPRYRDLQIKGVNTRFRPAPEAFQLVGSTEQVVRAVQEAVRAGKRITVRGGGHSCENSVGEGAQVIIDLSQFNDVYFDQRRGAFAIEAGATLREVYKTLYLGWGVTLPGGECGEVGVGGHIQGGGYGPQSRRLGVTVDYLYAVEVVVVDKDGTARAVVATREPGDPNRELWWAHTGGGGGNFGVVTRYWMRDPKAKGDDPAKLLPRPPAEVVTSVAICGWKDIDEDRFVRLMRNYGEFLERHSAPDSPYTGLWSAFLVPGPVEGANPGGFIITGQIDAGVPNAEKLLSDYFAAVTAGVDKGVFVTPPERQTWLTSALSSGTNQESGRYKQKSAYLRKRYTDEQARISYRHVTAAKVPEGTSPAPILWLLSFGGKVNTVAPSATAMAQRDSILKATFITYWPDPKDEETEIRRVREYFRELYADTGGVPVPNAANDGCYINYPDIDMADPAWNTSGVPWHELFYKGNYPRLQQVKAKWDPRNVFHHTLSIRLP encoded by the coding sequence ATGAATGATGTCAGCAGGCGCGGCTTCCTGGCCGGGACCGCGGCGCTGGGCGGACTGGCGGTCACCTCCGGTGTGGCCGCCGCGGCCCCGGAGGCGGCTGGGGGGACTGGTCATCCGCCGCTGGGCCCGGTGACCGTGCGTCCCGGCGACCCGCGCTACCGGGACTTGCAGATCAAGGGCGTGAACACCCGGTTCCGCCCCGCGCCGGAGGCGTTCCAGCTGGTCGGCTCGACCGAGCAGGTGGTTCGCGCGGTGCAGGAGGCGGTGCGCGCGGGCAAGCGGATCACCGTGCGCGGCGGCGGCCACTCCTGCGAGAACTCCGTCGGCGAGGGCGCGCAGGTGATCATCGACCTGTCCCAGTTCAACGACGTGTACTTCGACCAGCGCCGCGGCGCCTTCGCCATCGAGGCCGGTGCGACCCTGCGCGAGGTGTACAAGACGCTGTACCTGGGCTGGGGCGTGACGCTGCCCGGCGGGGAGTGCGGCGAGGTCGGCGTGGGCGGGCACATCCAGGGCGGCGGCTACGGCCCGCAGTCCCGGCGGCTGGGCGTGACCGTGGACTACCTGTACGCGGTCGAGGTCGTGGTGGTCGACAAGGACGGCACCGCCCGCGCGGTGGTGGCCACCCGGGAGCCCGGCGACCCCAACCGCGAGCTGTGGTGGGCGCACACCGGTGGCGGCGGCGGCAACTTCGGCGTGGTCACCCGCTACTGGATGCGCGATCCGAAGGCCAAGGGCGACGACCCGGCCAAGCTGCTGCCGCGCCCACCGGCGGAGGTGGTGACCAGCGTGGCGATCTGCGGCTGGAAGGACATCGACGAGGACCGCTTCGTCCGGCTGATGCGCAACTACGGCGAGTTCCTGGAACGCCACAGCGCCCCGGACTCCCCCTACACCGGCCTGTGGTCGGCCTTCCTGGTGCCCGGCCCGGTCGAGGGTGCGAACCCAGGCGGCTTCATCATCACCGGCCAGATCGACGCCGGTGTCCCGAACGCGGAGAAGCTCCTGTCCGACTACTTCGCCGCGGTCACCGCCGGGGTGGACAAGGGCGTGTTCGTCACCCCGCCGGAACGCCAGACCTGGCTGACCAGCGCGCTGTCCTCGGGCACCAACCAGGAGTCGGGGCGGTACAAGCAGAAGTCGGCCTACCTGCGCAAGCGCTACACCGACGAGCAGGCCCGGATCTCCTACCGGCACGTCACCGCGGCCAAGGTCCCCGAGGGCACCAGCCCCGCGCCGATCCTGTGGCTGCTGTCCTTCGGCGGCAAGGTCAACACCGTCGCCCCCTCGGCCACCGCGATGGCGCAGCGGGACTCGATCCTCAAGGCCACCTTCATCACCTACTGGCCCGACCCCAAGGACGAGGAGACCGAGATCCGCCGCGTCCGCGAGTACTTCCGCGAGCTCTACGCCGACACCGGCGGCGTGCCCGTGCCCAACGCGGCCAACGACGGCTGCTACATCAACTACCCGGACATCGACATGGCCGACCCGGCCTGGAACACCTCCGGCGTGCCGTGGCACGAGCTGTTCTACAAGGGCAACTACCCCCGGTTGCAGCAGGTCAAGGCCAAGTGGGACCCGAGGAACGTCTTCCACCACACCCTGTCCATCCGCCTGCCGTGA
- a CDS encoding serpin family protein, translating to MHEFTLALHRALTGSANACSSPYSVATALGLLAEAARGPGRAEIVALVGDPAELATRFGEAGQLWAGELAVANTLWVDRDVTVRPEFTDTLGGWPGAAVRELALRADPESARGVINADVAETTRGLIAEAVPQGAITPETVVALVNALYLKVGWNLPFRDGATEDLPFHAPDGTVAVPTMSRAGKSKHVAAGGWQSVALPADGGVEAVVLLPDGDLDQTPLDAALLAELTGPGEFRQIELYLPRFRVESRVELAAPLAELGVRTVFSEDADLGGLTAERVAVTAALHQAVLEVDENGLEGAAVTAMMVGAVSLELEPPPPLEIRVDRPFLFLVRHQGTGAPYFLAKVVRP from the coding sequence GTGCACGAGTTCACGCTGGCCCTGCATCGGGCGCTGACCGGATCCGCCAACGCCTGCTCCTCCCCCTACTCCGTGGCCACCGCGCTCGGCCTGCTCGCCGAGGCCGCGCGGGGGCCCGGACGGGCGGAAATCGTTGCCCTGGTGGGAGATCCAGCCGAACTGGCCACGCGGTTCGGCGAGGCCGGGCAGCTGTGGGCAGGGGAGCTCGCGGTGGCCAACACGCTGTGGGTGGACCGGGATGTCACGGTGCGGCCGGAGTTCACCGACACCCTGGGCGGCTGGCCGGGGGCCGCGGTGCGCGAGCTGGCGCTGCGGGCCGACCCCGAGTCCGCCCGCGGGGTGATCAACGCCGATGTCGCCGAGACGACCAGGGGGCTGATCGCGGAGGCGGTGCCGCAGGGCGCGATCACCCCGGAGACCGTGGTGGCGCTGGTGAACGCGCTCTACCTCAAGGTCGGCTGGAACCTGCCGTTCCGGGACGGGGCGACCGAGGACCTGCCCTTCCACGCGCCCGACGGGACGGTCGCGGTGCCGACGATGAGCCGGGCCGGGAAGTCCAAGCACGTGGCCGCCGGTGGCTGGCAGTCGGTGGCGCTGCCCGCCGACGGCGGCGTGGAAGCCGTGGTGCTGCTGCCCGACGGCGACCTGGACCAGACACCCCTGGACGCGGCGCTGCTGGCGGAGCTGACCGGGCCCGGGGAGTTCCGGCAGATCGAGCTGTACCTGCCGCGGTTCCGGGTCGAGTCGCGGGTGGAGCTGGCCGCGCCCCTGGCGGAGCTGGGCGTGCGCACGGTGTTCAGCGAGGACGCCGACCTGGGCGGGCTCACCGCGGAACGGGTCGCGGTGACCGCGGCGCTGCACCAGGCGGTGCTCGAAGTCGACGAGAACGGCCTGGAGGGCGCGGCGGTGACCGCGATGATGGTCGGGGCGGTGTCCCTGGAGCTGGAACCGCCGCCACCGCTGGAAATCCGGGTGGACCGGCCGTTCCTGTTCCTGGTGCGGCACCAGGGCACCGGCGCGCCGTACTTCCTGGCCAAGGTCGTGCGGCCGTGA
- a CDS encoding carbohydrate kinase family protein, with protein sequence MPRVAVIGYASVDHAMETDPFLAATGTTLVRRRLSHPWPHLGGITYAAEGLTNAGHDVRAVTWVGQDTFGAAYTERLAAWGVDVSGVDQSGDRTPSNFLFYAPDEQLVTVYDPGEPVPDSLTETQRAVIADSDWVCLLVGPRPVTVEILDLLRPEQHLAWTVKDDPDAYPGGLVHRLLSRASVLTFSTRERLFLERAVAPRPLRDRTRPESLRAETQGPAGAQFWHNGTSGAVGATAIEAVDTTGAGDVFFAAAVASMIESPAEPRLATEAGVAAATALLRCRKDSTEGKVC encoded by the coding sequence GTGCCGCGAGTAGCGGTGATCGGCTACGCCAGTGTCGACCACGCCATGGAGACCGACCCGTTCCTGGCCGCGACCGGCACCACCCTGGTCCGCCGCCGCCTGTCCCACCCCTGGCCCCACCTGGGCGGCATCACCTACGCCGCCGAGGGCCTGACCAATGCCGGCCACGACGTCCGCGCGGTCACCTGGGTAGGCCAGGACACCTTCGGCGCGGCCTACACCGAACGGCTCGCCGCCTGGGGCGTGGACGTCTCCGGGGTCGACCAGAGCGGCGACCGCACCCCGTCGAACTTCCTGTTCTACGCCCCCGACGAACAACTCGTCACCGTCTACGACCCCGGCGAACCGGTCCCGGACTCCCTGACCGAGACCCAGCGCGCGGTCATCGCCGACAGCGACTGGGTCTGCCTCCTGGTCGGCCCCCGCCCCGTCACGGTCGAGATCCTGGACCTCCTCCGCCCGGAACAACACCTGGCCTGGACCGTCAAGGACGACCCGGACGCCTACCCCGGCGGCCTGGTCCACCGCCTGTTGTCCCGAGCCTCCGTCCTCACTTTCTCCACCAGGGAAAGACTGTTCCTGGAACGCGCGGTAGCCCCCCGCCCATTACGCGACCGCACCAGGCCCGAGTCCCTGCGCGCGGAAACACAAGGACCCGCGGGCGCCCAGTTCTGGCACAACGGCACCTCGGGCGCGGTGGGGGCGACGGCGATCGAGGCGGTGGACACGACGGGCGCGGGGGATGTGTTCTTCGCGGCGGCGGTGGCGAGCATGATCGAGTCCCCGGCGGAGCCGCGGCTGGCGACGGAGGCGGGGGTGGCGGCGGCGACGGCGTTGCTGCGGTGCCGGAAGGACTCGACGGAGGGCAAGGTCTGCTGA
- a CDS encoding pyridoxamine 5'-phosphate oxidase family protein, whose protein sequence is MSVDLVGRGQEFVEFWTERRLASLTSVRPDGRPHVVPVGVTVDFERGLARVITRRHSVKARLVAGAGVAGLAVAVCQFEGAHWSTLEGRAVLRDDAESVAEAVARYARRYRQPKESPERVVLEIVVERVLGNR, encoded by the coding sequence GTGAGTGTTGATCTGGTGGGCCGGGGCCAGGAGTTCGTGGAGTTCTGGACGGAGCGGCGGCTTGCCTCGCTCACGTCGGTGCGGCCGGATGGGCGGCCGCACGTGGTGCCGGTCGGGGTGACCGTGGACTTCGAGCGTGGGCTTGCCCGGGTGATCACCCGTCGGCACTCGGTGAAGGCGCGGCTGGTCGCCGGCGCTGGGGTGGCGGGGCTGGCGGTGGCGGTGTGCCAGTTCGAGGGGGCGCACTGGTCGACGCTGGAGGGGCGGGCCGTGCTGCGGGATGACGCCGAGTCGGTGGCGGAGGCGGTGGCGCGGTATGCGCGGCGGTATCGGCAGCCCAAGGAGAGTCCGGAGCGGGTGGTGTTGGAGATCGTGGTGGAGCGGGTGCTCGGGAATCGCTAG
- a CDS encoding GNAT family N-acetyltransferase, whose protein sequence is MTEIHIAPLHPNHAGELLTLQYAAFVPEAQRYREPFIPPLTDTLPHLQALITDSHTPTLGAWSGPRLIGAIRGLITGDRMEIARLAVAPDRQGEGTGTRLLTTLEQTTPPTVRTLWLATGTASTATISLYERHGYTRVAERPDPAGILLTILEKPHTQTPT, encoded by the coding sequence ATGACCGAGATCCACATCGCCCCCCTGCACCCCAACCACGCAGGCGAACTCCTCACCCTGCAATACGCGGCGTTCGTCCCCGAGGCCCAGCGCTACCGAGAACCCTTCATCCCCCCACTGACCGACACCCTGCCCCACCTGCAAGCCCTCATCACCGACTCGCACACCCCCACCCTGGGCGCCTGGTCCGGCCCCCGCCTCATCGGCGCCATCCGCGGCCTGATCACCGGCGACCGAATGGAGATCGCCCGCCTGGCCGTAGCCCCCGACCGCCAAGGCGAAGGCACAGGCACCCGCCTCCTCACCACCCTGGAACAAACCACCCCACCCACAGTCCGCACCCTCTGGCTAGCCACCGGCACCGCCAGCACCGCCACCATCTCCCTGTACGAACGCCACGGCTACACCCGAGTAGCCGAACGCCCAGACCCCGCAGGCATCCTGCTAACAATCCTGGAAAAACCCCACACCCAAACCCCCACCTAA
- a CDS encoding DUF4262 domain-containing protein: MCNGATAEDIRRDLLKHVAEHDYATIAVAADHDQLTGLRVPGCHYTLGLWALRHTPEVIVIGAPDHHGRDLVRQYAERTAAGERFAPGYRYDGFIDGYQVTFEQVAQQHYPDWLTSAGALYPDADFPALQLLWPKHDHAWPWQTGCYRFRRAQPVLTASGAPESWLPGVNGP; this comes from the coding sequence ATGTGCAACGGCGCCACCGCGGAAGACATCCGCCGCGACCTGCTGAAACACGTCGCCGAGCACGACTACGCCACGATCGCGGTAGCCGCCGACCACGACCAGCTGACCGGCCTGCGCGTCCCCGGCTGCCACTACACCCTCGGCCTGTGGGCCCTGCGCCACACCCCCGAGGTCATCGTCATCGGCGCGCCAGACCACCACGGCCGTGACCTGGTCCGCCAGTACGCCGAACGCACCGCGGCGGGGGAGCGCTTCGCCCCCGGCTACCGCTACGACGGCTTCATCGACGGCTACCAGGTCACCTTCGAACAGGTCGCCCAGCAGCACTACCCGGACTGGCTGACCTCCGCCGGAGCCCTCTACCCCGACGCCGACTTCCCCGCCTTGCAACTGCTGTGGCCCAAACACGACCATGCCTGGCCCTGGCAGACCGGCTGCTACCGCTTCCGCCGAGCCCAGCCCGTCCTCACCGCCAGCGGCGCCCCCGAAAGCTGGCTCCCCGGCGTGAACGGCCCATGA
- a CDS encoding DUF4262 domain-containing protein, with protein MPPLETADDQLRRELLASAEQHGAAVVHIPEEDGAANFALSVGTWRRFGAPEAVVIGLPEEAATHVIGVYVDRISRGERFPLGKVYNDFLPGCLVTFEKVHLGYYPEFFGFVFLFHPQGNFPAMQIIVTTPEGHWPWQEDAPGGFFEWQPVLTDSGYPESWTSGADGP; from the coding sequence ATGCCGCCCCTGGAAACCGCCGACGACCAGCTCCGCCGCGAACTCCTCGCCAGCGCCGAACAACACGGCGCCGCCGTGGTCCACATCCCCGAGGAAGACGGCGCGGCCAACTTCGCCCTCTCCGTCGGCACCTGGCGCCGCTTCGGCGCCCCCGAGGCCGTGGTCATCGGCCTGCCCGAGGAAGCGGCCACCCACGTCATCGGCGTCTACGTCGACCGCATCTCCCGCGGCGAGCGCTTCCCGCTGGGCAAGGTCTACAACGACTTCCTCCCCGGCTGCCTGGTCACCTTCGAGAAGGTGCACCTGGGCTACTACCCGGAGTTCTTCGGCTTCGTCTTCCTCTTCCACCCCCAGGGCAACTTCCCGGCGATGCAGATCATCGTCACCACCCCCGAGGGCCACTGGCCCTGGCAGGAGGACGCCCCGGGCGGCTTCTTCGAGTGGCAGCCGGTGCTCACCGACTCGGGTTACCCCGAAAGTTGGACCTCCGGCGCGGACGGCCCCTGA
- a CDS encoding YebC/PmpR family DNA-binding transcriptional regulator, whose protein sequence is MSGHSKWATTKHKKAALDAKRGKLFAKLIKNIEVAARTGGGDPEGNPTLFDAIQKAKKSSVPSDNIERARKRGGGEEAGGADWQTIMYEGYGPSGVAVLVECLTDNRNRAASEVRVAMTRNGGNMADPGSVSYLFTRKGVIIVPKNDMTEDDVLLAVLDAGAEEVNDLGDSFEIVSEASDMVAVRTALQAAGIDYDSADANFLPATTVPLDAEGARKVFRLIDALEDCDDVQNVYANFDVSDEVMAEVDA, encoded by the coding sequence ATGAGCGGCCACTCCAAGTGGGCCACCACCAAGCACAAGAAGGCCGCCCTCGACGCCAAGCGCGGCAAGCTGTTCGCGAAGCTGATCAAGAACATCGAGGTCGCCGCGCGAACCGGAGGGGGTGACCCCGAGGGCAACCCGACCCTGTTCGACGCCATCCAGAAGGCGAAGAAGAGCTCGGTCCCCTCGGACAACATCGAGCGCGCCCGCAAGCGCGGCGGCGGCGAGGAGGCCGGCGGCGCCGACTGGCAGACCATCATGTACGAGGGCTACGGCCCCAGCGGCGTGGCGGTCCTGGTCGAGTGCCTCACCGACAACCGCAACCGCGCCGCCAGCGAGGTCCGCGTCGCCATGACCCGCAACGGCGGCAACATGGCCGACCCCGGCTCGGTGTCCTACCTGTTCACCCGCAAGGGCGTCATCATCGTCCCGAAGAACGACATGACCGAGGACGACGTCCTGCTGGCCGTCCTGGACGCCGGCGCCGAAGAGGTCAACGACCTGGGCGACAGCTTCGAGATCGTCTCCGAGGCCAGCGACATGGTCGCCGTCCGCACCGCCCTCCAGGCCGCCGGCATCGACTACGACTCCGCCGACGCCAACTTCCTCCCCGCCACCACCGTCCCCCTGGACGCCGAAGGCGCCCGCAAGGTCTTCCGCCTCATCGACGCCCTGGAAGACTGCGACGACGTCCAGAACGTCTACGCCAACTTCGACGTCAGCGACGAGGTAATGGCCGAGGTAGACGCCTAA
- the pdxT gene encoding pyridoxal 5'-phosphate synthase glutaminase subunit PdxT, with the protein MSAAQPVVGVLALQGDVREHLVALAECDVLARPVRRAEELAQVHGLVIPGGESTTMSRLLTNFELLEPLRLRLKEGLPAFGSCAGMIMLASTVLDGRADQHQLGAVDMVVRRNAFGRQVDSFEADLAVKGVEGDPVRAVFIRAPWVESVGDEVEVLATVPDVPESGAAAGRIVAVRQGRVLATAFHPELTGDGRVHRLFADTVRAA; encoded by the coding sequence GTGTCGGCAGCCCAGCCCGTGGTCGGAGTGCTCGCCCTGCAGGGTGACGTGCGAGAGCACCTGGTGGCCCTGGCCGAATGCGATGTGCTCGCCCGCCCGGTCCGCCGGGCGGAGGAGCTGGCGCAGGTGCACGGGCTGGTCATCCCCGGTGGCGAGTCCACCACGATGAGCCGCCTGCTCACCAACTTCGAGCTGCTGGAACCGCTGCGCCTGCGGTTGAAGGAGGGCCTGCCCGCCTTCGGCTCCTGTGCTGGCATGATCATGCTCGCCAGCACGGTGCTCGACGGTCGCGCGGACCAGCACCAGCTCGGCGCCGTGGACATGGTGGTCCGGCGCAACGCCTTCGGCCGCCAGGTCGACTCCTTCGAGGCCGACCTCGCGGTCAAGGGCGTCGAGGGCGACCCGGTGCGCGCGGTGTTCATCCGGGCCCCGTGGGTGGAGTCCGTCGGCGACGAGGTGGAGGTGCTCGCCACCGTGCCGGATGTCCCGGAGTCGGGGGCGGCCGCCGGTAGGATCGTCGCCGTTCGACAGGGACGCGTGCTGGCAACCGCGTTCCACCCGGAACTGACCGGCGACGGGCGGGTGCACCGCCTGTTCGCGGACACCGTGCGCGCGGCCTGA
- a CDS encoding amino acid permease: MIAIGGAIGVGLFLGAGGRLASSGPGLVLAYAACGIAAFFVMRALGELVMHRPAAGSFVEYAREFVGPWAGFTSGWMYWVNWAMTGIAEITAAAIYVHRWLPDVPQWITALVALVVLLAVNLLSVKLFGELEFWFSVIKVLAIIVFLFTGLALVLTSADVGGVTASVSNLTANQGFLPNGVGVVLMSLQAVIFAYSAIEMVGIAAGETKDPKKVLPKAINGVVWRIGIFYVGSVLLLAMVLPWTLYSGAESPFVTVFSRLGIPAAGDVMNAVVLTAALSSCNSGLYSTGRILRSLAQKGEAPAFTGKMSARHVPYGGILFTGVVYLFGVVLNYLVPKEAFDIAIAVASLGVITTWITLLYCQIKLRRKADKGELPRSTFRMPGAPYTGWLSIAFLAMVLVLMAFTEGPERIAFYSMPVIAVVLFVGWKLVSRRNRALAGPAKQSTPVREPIAGE; this comes from the coding sequence ATGATCGCCATCGGCGGCGCCATCGGCGTCGGCCTGTTCCTGGGCGCCGGCGGCAGGCTGGCCTCCTCCGGGCCCGGCCTGGTGCTGGCCTACGCCGCCTGCGGCATCGCCGCGTTCTTCGTGATGCGCGCGCTGGGGGAGCTGGTCATGCACCGGCCCGCCGCGGGCAGCTTCGTGGAGTACGCCCGCGAGTTCGTCGGCCCGTGGGCCGGGTTCACCAGCGGCTGGATGTACTGGGTCAACTGGGCCATGACCGGCATCGCCGAGATCACCGCCGCGGCGATCTACGTGCACCGCTGGCTGCCGGACGTGCCGCAGTGGATCACCGCGCTGGTCGCGCTGGTGGTGCTGCTGGCGGTGAACCTGCTGTCGGTGAAGCTGTTCGGCGAGCTGGAGTTCTGGTTCTCCGTCATCAAGGTGCTGGCGATCATCGTCTTCCTGTTCACCGGCCTCGCGCTGGTGCTGACCTCCGCCGATGTCGGCGGGGTGACCGCCAGCGTGTCCAACCTGACCGCGAACCAGGGCTTCCTGCCCAACGGCGTCGGCGTGGTGCTGATGAGCCTGCAAGCGGTGATCTTCGCCTACTCCGCGATCGAGATGGTCGGCATCGCCGCCGGTGAGACCAAGGACCCGAAGAAGGTCCTGCCCAAGGCCATCAACGGCGTGGTCTGGCGGATCGGCATCTTCTACGTCGGCTCGGTGCTGCTGCTGGCCATGGTGCTGCCCTGGACGCTGTACTCCGGCGCGGAGAGCCCGTTCGTCACCGTCTTCTCCCGCCTGGGCATCCCGGCCGCGGGCGATGTGATGAACGCGGTCGTGCTCACCGCCGCGCTGTCCTCCTGCAACTCCGGCCTCTACTCCACCGGCCGCATCCTGCGCTCGCTGGCGCAGAAGGGCGAGGCCCCGGCCTTCACCGGCAAGATGTCCGCCCGGCACGTGCCCTACGGCGGCATCCTGTTCACCGGCGTGGTCTACCTCTTCGGCGTGGTGCTGAACTACCTGGTGCCCAAGGAGGCCTTCGACATCGCCATCGCGGTGGCCAGCCTGGGCGTGATCACCACCTGGATCACCCTGCTGTACTGCCAGATCAAGCTGCGCCGCAAGGCCGACAAGGGCGAGCTGCCGCGCAGCACGTTCCGGATGCCCGGCGCGCCCTACACCGGCTGGCTGAGCATCGCCTTCCTGGCCATGGTGCTGGTGCTGATGGCCTTCACCGAGGGCCCGGAACGGATCGCGTTCTACTCGATGCCGGTCATCGCGGTGGTGCTGTTCGTGGGCTGGAAGCTGGTCAGCAGGCGCAACCGCGCGCTGGCCGGTCCGGCCAAGCAGAGCACCCCGGTTCGGGAGCCGATCGCGGGCGAATAA